The Vibrio orientalis CIP 102891 = ATCC 33934 genome window below encodes:
- the fadA gene encoding acetyl-CoA C-acyltransferase FadA has translation MTNQTRNVVVVDCLRTPMGRSKGGAFRHTRAEDLSARLMKGILARNPQVNPSEIEDIYWGCVQQTLEQGFNVARNAALLAGLPIEIGAVTVNRLCGSSMQALHDGTRAIMTGDAEICLIGGVEHMGHVPMNHGVDFHPGMSKTVAKAAGMMGLTAEMLGKLHGISREQQDEFAARSHARAHAATVEGRFKSEILPIEGHAADGTLFTLDHDEVIRPETTVEGLSQLRPVFDPANGTVTAGTSSALSDGASAMLIMSEEKANELGLKIRARIKGMAIAGCDPSIMGYGPVPATQKALKRAGLSIEDMDVVELNEAFAAQSLPCAKDLGLLEVMDEKVNLNGGAIALGHPLGCSGSRISTTLINLMESKDAKYGLATMCIGLGQGIATVFERP, from the coding sequence ATGACTAATCAAACAAGAAACGTTGTCGTAGTCGATTGTCTACGTACCCCAATGGGTCGCTCTAAAGGTGGAGCTTTCCGTCATACTCGAGCTGAAGACCTTTCAGCTCGTCTAATGAAAGGTATTCTAGCTCGTAATCCACAAGTGAACCCAAGCGAGATTGAAGATATCTACTGGGGCTGTGTACAACAAACCCTAGAACAAGGATTCAACGTTGCACGTAATGCGGCATTACTTGCTGGCCTACCAATTGAAATTGGCGCGGTGACGGTAAACCGTCTGTGTGGCTCATCAATGCAAGCTCTTCATGACGGAACCCGTGCGATCATGACTGGCGACGCAGAAATCTGCCTGATTGGTGGCGTAGAACATATGGGACACGTTCCAATGAATCACGGTGTGGACTTCCATCCAGGTATGTCAAAAACAGTTGCGAAAGCTGCAGGTATGATGGGCTTGACGGCTGAGATGCTCGGTAAGCTACATGGCATTAGCCGTGAGCAACAAGATGAGTTTGCCGCGCGCTCTCATGCTCGAGCACATGCCGCAACCGTAGAAGGTCGCTTTAAAAGTGAAATCCTACCGATTGAAGGCCACGCGGCAGACGGTACGTTATTCACACTCGATCACGATGAAGTGATTCGCCCAGAAACGACCGTTGAAGGACTATCTCAACTTCGCCCAGTGTTCGACCCTGCAAATGGTACAGTCACAGCAGGTACATCATCGGCTCTGTCTGATGGTGCATCAGCGATGTTGATCATGAGCGAAGAAAAAGCCAATGAGCTTGGCTTGAAGATTCGTGCACGCATCAAAGGCATGGCCATTGCGGGCTGCGATCCTTCTATCATGGGTTACGGCCCAGTACCTGCGACGCAAAAAGCACTCAAACGTGCTGGTCTTTCGATTGAAGATATGGACGTGGTCGAACTCAACGAAGCATTTGCTGCGCAATCTCTGCCATGTGCGAAAGACCTTGGTTTGCTTGAGGTGATGGATGAGAAGGTTAACCTTAACGGTGGTGCGATTGCATTGGGTCACCCGCTTGGTTGTTCTGGCTCTCGAATCTCCACTACGCTGATCAACTTAATGGAGTCAAAAGACGCCAAATATGGCCTAGCAACAATGTGTATCGGTTTAGGTCAAGGGATCGCTACAGTATTTGAACGTCCTTAG